In Zhaonella formicivorans, one DNA window encodes the following:
- a CDS encoding LL-diaminopimelate aminotransferase: MREAERIRKLPPYLFARIEKKIAEAKEKGVDIISLGIGDPDRPTPDHIIAKLVEEAHNPANHQYPSSVGLLEYRKAVAAWYKRRFGVELDPKTEVVTLIGSKEGIAHINFCYVDPGDINLVPDPGYPVYGIGTLLAGGEPYLMPLKAENGFLPDLEAIPSEVAKKAKLMFINYPNNPTGALATLDFYRDVVAFAKEYDVIVCHDAAYSEITFEGYKAPSFLQAPGAKEVGIEFNSLSKPYNMTGWRIGWAAGRADVIEALGRLKSNLDSGAFQAVQYAGIAGLLGDQECVQRMCEVYRERRDVVVDGLNAMGWSLEKPKATFYIWAPVPKGYTSAGFAEVVLEKAGVIVTPGNGYGEYGEGYFRISLCIEKERIIEALRRMQEAIGKVEF, encoded by the coding sequence ATGAGAGAAGCGGAACGGATCAGAAAATTACCCCCTTATTTATTTGCCAGGATTGAAAAGAAAATCGCTGAAGCCAAGGAGAAAGGCGTTGACATCATCAGTTTGGGGATTGGCGACCCGGACCGTCCCACCCCGGACCATATCATCGCCAAACTGGTAGAAGAAGCCCATAATCCGGCTAACCACCAGTACCCTTCTTCCGTCGGCCTGTTGGAATACCGCAAGGCTGTAGCAGCTTGGTACAAAAGAAGGTTTGGTGTGGAATTGGATCCCAAGACGGAAGTGGTTACCCTCATCGGCTCCAAAGAAGGTATTGCCCATATTAACTTCTGTTATGTAGACCCGGGCGATATCAACCTGGTACCCGATCCGGGATATCCCGTTTACGGCATCGGTACCCTTTTGGCAGGCGGAGAGCCATATTTGATGCCGCTAAAAGCCGAAAACGGCTTTTTGCCGGATCTTGAGGCAATTCCCTCGGAGGTTGCCAAGAAAGCTAAGTTGATGTTTATTAATTACCCTAACAACCCCACAGGTGCTTTGGCTACTTTGGATTTTTACCGAGACGTGGTTGCCTTTGCCAAAGAGTATGATGTCATAGTCTGCCATGATGCTGCTTATAGCGAAATTACTTTTGAAGGATATAAAGCGCCTAGTTTCCTGCAGGCCCCCGGAGCCAAAGAAGTGGGCATTGAATTTAACTCCTTGTCCAAACCGTACAATATGACCGGTTGGAGGATCGGCTGGGCTGCAGGCCGGGCAGATGTCATTGAAGCCCTGGGTAGGTTAAAATCCAACCTCGATTCCGGTGCATTCCAGGCGGTACAGTATGCCGGTATAGCCGGGCTGCTTGGTGACCAGGAATGCGTGCAAAGGATGTGCGAAGTTTACCGCGAACGTCGGGATGTAGTGGTAGACGGGCTGAATGCTATGGGTTGGAGCTTGGAAAAGCCGAAAGCTACCTTTTATATCTGGGCGCCGGTACCTAAAGGCTACACTTCCGCCGGCTTTGCTGAGGTTGTGCTGGAAAAAGCAGGCGTTATAGTGACCCCAGGCAATGGGTACGGTGAATACGGCGAGGGTTATTTCCGCATTTCTCTCTGCATTGAAAAGGAGCGTATCATAGAAGCTTTACGGAGGATGCAGGAAGCTATCGGCAAGGTAGAGTTTTAG
- the dapF gene encoding diaminopimelate epimerase: MKFTKMHGLGNDFVVLEGKELSPGVDLGELAVKVCDRHFGIGADGLMIILPSEVADIRMRIFNSDGSEAEMCGNGIRCFAKYVYEQGIVKKEEIRVETLAGIIVPRLQIESGSITGICVDMGEPHLDRALIPMLGEPGLVVNETLVVGGQPYQVTAVSMGNPHCVIYTGNLDEIPLAALGRQIETHYVFPKKTNVEFVQILSPNEVRMKVWERGAGETLACGTGACAVAVAGVLNLLTERKVTVHLAGGDLQIFWNEHDNHVYMTGPAETVFNGDYSV; encoded by the coding sequence ATGAAGTTTACCAAAATGCATGGCTTGGGTAATGATTTTGTAGTGTTGGAGGGTAAAGAACTGAGCCCTGGGGTAGACTTAGGAGAGCTGGCAGTTAAGGTATGCGACCGTCATTTTGGAATCGGGGCCGACGGGCTTATGATTATTCTGCCTTCTGAGGTAGCAGATATCAGAATGCGCATTTTTAACTCCGATGGCAGCGAGGCGGAGATGTGCGGAAATGGCATCAGGTGTTTTGCCAAATATGTGTATGAACAAGGGATTGTAAAAAAAGAGGAGATCAGGGTTGAAACCCTGGCTGGCATAATCGTGCCCCGCCTGCAAATAGAAAGTGGCAGCATTACCGGCATTTGTGTGGATATGGGAGAACCTCATCTGGACCGTGCGCTTATTCCAATGCTGGGAGAACCGGGCCTGGTGGTAAATGAGACTCTGGTGGTAGGGGGACAGCCTTACCAGGTAACGGCGGTGTCCATGGGCAATCCGCACTGCGTTATTTACACAGGAAATTTGGATGAGATTCCTTTGGCCGCATTAGGCCGGCAAATCGAAACCCATTATGTTTTTCCCAAAAAGACCAATGTGGAATTTGTACAGATTTTAAGTCCCAATGAAGTTAGGATGAAAGTCTGGGAGCGGGGAGCGGGCGAAACATTAGCTTGTGGTACAGGGGCTTGTGCTGTTGCGGTGGCAGGAGTATTAAATCTTCTGACCGAGCGAAAAGTAACCGTTCATTTGGCCGGGGGAGATTTGCAGATCTTTTGGAACGAGCATGACAACCACGTTTATATGACCGGACCTGCGGAGACTGTTTTTAACGGAGATTACAGCGTTTAA